GAAGGTGACTGCAGCCACTGCTGATTCCAGCGGCTTTCCCCAGGGAAGGAGTTCCTGAACCAGTGCCAGATGCCCGCCAGCCGCTCGTCGTCGTTGTGGACGATGAGCAGGGAACCCTTGATTTACTCACCGACGTCTTTACTGACATGGATCTGCGCGTATTGACCACGACAGATCCCGAAGTAGGGCTGGATCTCATTAGGCAAAAACGGCCGCAGATTGTTTTCCTTGATCTGAACATGCCAAAAATCGGTGGCATGCAGCTTCTGGAGATGGTGGTGAATTTTGATTCTGCGATTGAAGTGTTTCTGTTCACGGGTGATTACTCTACCTCTTCGGCGGTGGAGGCGATTCAAAAGGGAGCCGCCGATTATCTTACAAAGCCGATTTCCATCGCCGATCTTCGCGCGCGCGTGGGCAAGTTGATCGAAGAGATGAAAGTCAAGCGCGAGACCTTCCAGTTGGACGGGGAACTTGTCTCATCTTTCAAATTTGAGGGGATGGTGGCTCGGAGTCCACGAATGCTCGAGGTGTTCTCTACCTTGCGCCGCATTGCTCCGCATTTCCGGACTGTTCTTGTCGGCGGTCCTTCCGGAACCGGGAAAGAGTTGGTGGCGCGGGCCTTGCATCAGATGTCGCCGGTCGCGCGTGGTCCGTTCGTAGTTTGTAACTGCGCCGGCGTCCCTGAAAGCCTTGCCGAAAGCGAGTGGTTTGGATACGTCAAAGGTGCCTTTACCGGAGCCAATCAGGACAAACTGGGGCTGTTTGAGCATGCGAATGGAGGCACGGTCTTTCTGGACGAGATCGGGGAAACCTCCCCAAGCCTTCAGGCTAAGCTGCTTCGCGTTCTGCAATCACACGAGATTCAACGCGTAGGTTCGCCTGTGGCGCGAAAGCTGGATGTGAGGATTGTCGCTGCGACGAACCGCGATCTGAAACAGGAAGTTCGTGAGAAGCGTTTTCGCGAAGACTTGTATTACCGGCTCTCGATCGTGGAGATCAAGCTTCCCGTGCTTGCTGAACGTAAAGAGGATCTACCGTTGCTGCAGCGGCATTTCGTCGAGAAGTTTGCCGCTGAATACGGCAAAAACATTGGCGGCATTAGCCGGCGCGCGCAGAACGTTCTATCGCGATATTACTGGCCGGGAAACATACGCGAATTGGAGAACGTCATTGGGAATGCGTGCATGATGTCCGAAGGGCCCATGATCGACACCTGCCATCTTCCTTCTGAACTTCTCCGTCGGGAAGCTTCGGAGGTCGACTCCCCAATGATGTCACTGCAGCAGGTCGAGCGAAACCATGCTCGTCGTGTCCTGGAGATGGTTGGTGGAAACAAGCTGCGGGCTGCCGAAATTCTGGGAATCAGCAGATCCACGCTTTATAATTTACTTGACGAGGTCCCGGAAGGAAGCTCAGCAAAGGGCTCCTGAATGCCTCACACCAAACTCCTGAGCTTGCGGATGCCTGGTTCGCTGTCCAGAATCTGGAACACTGTCCAAAATTAAGACAGTCTTTCACTGCCAAAAACAGTCGAATACATTGATTGCAAAGGGCTTATTCCATGGCAGCAGCCGTGCCCCTCTCCCCCGTAGAGATGAAAACTGCAATGACCAACAATGATGCAATTCGG
The sequence above is drawn from the Acidobacteriota bacterium genome and encodes:
- a CDS encoding sigma-54-dependent Fis family transcriptional regulator, with translation MPAAFPREGVPEPVPDARQPLVVVVDDEQGTLDLLTDVFTDMDLRVLTTTDPEVGLDLIRQKRPQIVFLDLNMPKIGGMQLLEMVVNFDSAIEVFLFTGDYSTSSAVEAIQKGAADYLTKPISIADLRARVGKLIEEMKVKRETFQLDGELVSSFKFEGMVARSPRMLEVFSTLRRIAPHFRTVLVGGPSGTGKELVARALHQMSPVARGPFVVCNCAGVPESLAESEWFGYVKGAFTGANQDKLGLFEHANGGTVFLDEIGETSPSLQAKLLRVLQSHEIQRVGSPVARKLDVRIVAATNRDLKQEVREKRFREDLYYRLSIVEIKLPVLAERKEDLPLLQRHFVEKFAAEYGKNIGGISRRAQNVLSRYYWPGNIRELENVIGNACMMSEGPMIDTCHLPSELLRREASEVDSPMMSLQQVERNHARRVLEMVGGNKLRAAEILGISRSTLYNLLDEVPEGSSAKGS